In bacterium, one DNA window encodes the following:
- a CDS encoding M23 family metallopeptidase: protein MQNKRIKLIYFSLGDSNIKEISLGWKKVAALAGAGFIILLVSVSLIIGAVSALFGNLQVTHLNRSNQRLKQALLEMNGQVKVIENKVEAIEKNDDDLRVFVDMPLINSDIRKMGVGGSSPCLIENLDMGYTGANRQAVEIKRLLDNLYQRVELASQSRKEIADRYYEKLKELKQTPSIRPVNDGRVTDRFGFRLDPFIGRTMHHDGVDFSAPRGTEVFASADGVVSEAVIHYQFNQSYGRYVIIDHGHGKMTRYAHLDKVLVQPGQSITRNTIIGTVGDTGKSTGPHLHYEVLVDGRPVNPETFILN, encoded by the coding sequence ATGCAAAACAAGCGGATCAAACTTATCTATTTCTCGCTGGGGGACAGCAATATTAAAGAAATCAGTCTTGGATGGAAAAAAGTCGCCGCATTGGCGGGTGCGGGTTTTATTATCCTTCTAGTCTCTGTATCTCTAATCATCGGCGCGGTCTCTGCTCTGTTCGGCAATCTTCAGGTCACCCACCTCAACCGCTCCAATCAGCGTCTGAAACAAGCCCTCCTGGAAATGAATGGCCAGGTAAAAGTGATCGAGAACAAAGTCGAAGCCATCGAGAAAAACGATGACGATCTGCGTGTCTTTGTCGACATGCCGCTGATCAACAGCGATATCCGCAAAATGGGCGTCGGCGGCAGCAGTCCGTGCCTCATCGAAAATCTGGATATGGGGTACACCGGCGCCAACCGCCAAGCTGTGGAGATCAAGCGGCTGCTAGACAATCTTTACCAGCGGGTCGAGCTGGCCTCGCAGAGCCGCAAAGAGATCGCCGACCGTTATTACGAGAAATTGAAAGAGCTCAAACAAACCCCGTCCATCCGGCCGGTTAACGACGGCCGGGTGACCGATCGTTTTGGCTTTCGTCTGGATCCTTTTATCGGCCGCACCATGCATCACGACGGCGTGGATTTTTCCGCACCGCGCGGTACCGAGGTGTTCGCCAGCGCTGACGGCGTGGTCAGCGAAGCGGTTATCCACTATCAATTCAACCAGAGCTACGGCCGCTATGTGATCATCGACCATGGCCATGGAAAAATGACCCGCTACGCCCATCTGGACAAGGTGCTCGTCCAACCAGGCCAGTCGATCACGCGCAACACGATAATCGGCACGGTCGGCGACACCGGCAAATCCACCGGACCTCATCTGCATTACGAGGTGCTGGTGGACGGCAGGCCGGTCAATCCGGAAACTTTTATTTTAAACTAG